The window TGCGCTCTGCTTTGGGATCTCGACGGCTGGCGGCTGCAAGTTCTGCATCCATCAGGGTTTTCCCGGTGGCTGCTAGGTAGACATCATCTAGGCTAGGGCGAGACTGAGAGATGCCGAAGGTGGGGAGCCCGGCTTGGTGTAGAGCCTGTTGAACGGTGGTCAGGGCATCGCTTTGGGGCGTCACAATTAGGTTCAGAGAGTTGCCCTGGGCAGGGTTGACGATAACTTCTTGTACGCAGTCCACAGATTTCAGGGCAGATTTTGCCGTTTCGACTTCATCAACTGGAGTAAATTCGCGGATGCGTAGGGTGATGCGATCGCCCCCGAGCTGATCCTTGAGGTCGGATGGCCGGCCGGTAGCCAGGACGGTGCCGTTGTCAATAATCGCTACGCGGTCGGCGAGGGCGTCTACTTCTTCTAGGTAATGGCTGGTGATCAGAATGGTGGTGCCCTGCTCGCGCAACTGACGCAGAAAGTTCCAAACAATCACGCGGCTTTCAATATCCAGACCCACGGTGGGTTCGTCTAACACCAGCACATGGGGCTGATGGAGTAGTCCTGCGGCCAAGTCTAGGCGTTTGCGGATGCCGCCGGAGTAGGTGCCGCTGCGCTGGTCAATCCATTCTGTGAGCCCCAGCAGGTCAATCATGTGGTGAATGCGATCGCTGCTCTGCTGGGATGGCAGATGGTAAAGAGCGGCCTGGAGCTGGAGCAATTCTCGCCCGGTGAGCACCTTGTCGATGGCTACTTCTTGAGCCACGTATCCCAGAAGCTGTCGGGCCCGTTTGGGATGGTCTAAGACTGAAATCCCGGACACCTCCACAGTACCGGCATCTGGTGTGGTGAGGGTACAAAGGCAGCGGAGGGTGGTGGTTTTGCCAGACCCGTTGGGGCCCAGTAGCCCAAAAATCTCCCCTGGCTCGACTTGCAGGGAGACGTTCTGAACAGCGTTAACGGAACCGTAGCATTTTTGCAGATTTTGAATGCAAATAGCAGGCGTCATGGGTTTCCTAGCGTGATGCATCAGTGGTGATCGGCGATCGCTTGGGGATCATGTCCGTAAATGCGATCGCCATCACATGAAAGACTCTGCCTTCTATTCTAAAGTGTGAAGCTTTTTTACGGGACGTGAATTTGATTAATCGGCACAGCGCTGACGACCATATCAATGGTTTCCGTAAGCTGGCCCACGAAGGCGTGGGTGGCCGGCAAGCTATCCACGGCCATGCCCGCCGACAGCAACATCATATAGAAGATGGAGTATTTGAAGAGCGATCGTGCCAATTGTAGATCCGCTGGCTCCTGCAACAACGCCCAGGCCTTGCCCACAAAAATCCCGCCCAGGATTAGCGCCGACAGGGCGTAAAAGGCACCCAGAACGCCAAAGGGATAGACCAGCAGCAGGGTTACGGGAACGAGCAGCAGGGTATAGACCCAAATCTGCCGAGCGGTGGATACTTCGCCGTGGATCACCGGCAGCATGGGGACACCGACCTTAGCATAGTCCTCGCGGATCATCATCGCTAGGGCCCAAAAATGGGGAGGAGTCCACAGGAAAATGATGACGAAGTAAATCCAGGCGGGCCAGCCCACATCGCCGGTTACCGCAGCCCAACCCACGAGGGGAGGAATGGCA is drawn from Candidatus Obscuribacterales bacterium and contains these coding sequences:
- a CDS encoding ABC transporter ATP-binding protein, giving the protein MTPAICIQNLQKCYGSVNAVQNVSLQVEPGEIFGLLGPNGSGKTTTLRCLCTLTTPDAGTVEVSGISVLDHPKRARQLLGYVAQEVAIDKVLTGRELLQLQAALYHLPSQQSSDRIHHMIDLLGLTEWIDQRSGTYSGGIRKRLDLAAGLLHQPHVLVLDEPTVGLDIESRVIVWNFLRQLREQGTTILITSHYLEEVDALADRVAIIDNGTVLATGRPSDLKDQLGGDRITLRIREFTPVDEVETAKSALKSVDCVQEVIVNPAQGNSLNLIVTPQSDALTTVQQALHQAGLPTFGISQSRPSLDDVYLAATGKTLMDAELAAASRRDPKAERKQNMR
- a CDS encoding heme o synthase, which encodes MHESVLHPSPRHHTNIWQVLRSYWQLTKPRIIILLLITTAGSMWMAAEGQVDPILLLVTLLSGALAAAAANTINCLYDRDIDYDMERTRHRPLPSGRVQPRDALVFAIALAVISFTLLTVFANLLSACLAMSGIVTYVLVYTHWLKRHSTQNIVIGGAAGAIPPLVGWAAVTGDVGWPAWIYFVIIFLWTPPHFWALAMMIREDYAKVGVPMLPVIHGEVSTARQIWVYTLLLVPVTLLLVYPFGVLGAFYALSALILGGIFVGKAWALLQEPADLQLARSLFKYSIFYMMLLSAGMAVDSLPATHAFVGQLTETIDMVVSAVPINQIHVP